Proteins encoded together in one Salarchaeum sp. JOR-1 window:
- the thsA gene encoding thermosome subunit alpha, whose amino-acid sequence MGNQPLIVLSDDSQRTSGKDAQSMNITAGKAVAESVRTTLGPKGMDKMLVDSSGNVVVTNDGVTILKEMDIEHPAANMIVEVAETQENEVGDGTTSAVIVSGELLKEAEELLEQDIHATTLAQGYREASQQAREILEDIAIDIDSEDTEYLEQIAATAMTGKGAENAKDVLSELVVRAVQSVADDGVVDTDNIKVEKVTGGAIENSELVEGVIVDKERVSENMPFAVEDANVALLGDALEVQETEIDTEVNVTDPDQLQEFLDQEEQQLEEMVDALHDVGANVVFVDGGIDDMAQHYLAQHGILAVRRTSSDDLSRLARATGAVPVSNVKDIEEDDLGHAGKVAQKDIGGDERIFVEDVADAKSVTLILRGGTEHVVDEVERAIDDSLGVVRVTLEDGQVLPGGGAPETELAMRLRDYADSVGGREQLAVEAFADTLEVIPRTLAENAGLDSIDSLVDLRSQHDGGATAAGLDAYTGEVIDMDDEGVVEPLRVKTQAIDSATEAATMILRIDDVIAAGDLAGGQIDSDSGGDEGPGGPGGAGGMGGMGGMGGMGGAM is encoded by the coding sequence ATGGGTAATCAGCCGCTTATCGTACTCTCCGACGACTCGCAGCGAACGTCGGGGAAGGACGCACAGTCGATGAACATCACCGCCGGGAAGGCCGTCGCGGAGTCCGTCCGCACCACGCTCGGCCCGAAAGGCATGGACAAGATGCTCGTCGACTCCTCGGGGAACGTCGTCGTCACGAACGACGGCGTGACGATCCTCAAGGAGATGGACATCGAGCACCCCGCCGCGAACATGATCGTGGAAGTCGCCGAGACCCAGGAGAACGAGGTCGGCGACGGCACCACGTCCGCGGTCATCGTCAGCGGCGAACTCCTCAAGGAGGCCGAGGAACTCCTCGAACAGGACATCCACGCGACCACGCTCGCCCAGGGGTACCGGGAGGCCTCCCAGCAGGCGCGTGAAATCCTCGAAGACATCGCCATCGACATCGACTCCGAGGACACCGAGTACCTCGAGCAGATCGCCGCGACCGCCATGACCGGCAAGGGCGCGGAGAACGCGAAGGACGTCCTCAGCGAACTCGTCGTTCGCGCCGTCCAGTCCGTCGCCGACGACGGCGTCGTCGACACGGACAACATCAAGGTCGAGAAGGTCACCGGCGGCGCAATCGAGAACTCCGAACTCGTCGAGGGCGTCATCGTCGACAAGGAGCGCGTCAGCGAGAACATGCCGTTCGCCGTCGAGGACGCGAACGTCGCCCTGCTCGGCGACGCGCTCGAAGTCCAGGAGACCGAAATCGACACCGAGGTCAACGTCACCGACCCCGACCAGCTCCAGGAGTTCCTCGACCAGGAAGAACAGCAGCTCGAGGAGATGGTCGACGCGCTCCACGACGTGGGCGCGAACGTCGTGTTCGTCGACGGCGGTATCGACGACATGGCCCAGCACTACCTCGCACAGCACGGCATCCTCGCCGTCCGCCGCACCAGCAGCGACGACCTCAGCCGGCTCGCCCGCGCGACCGGCGCCGTCCCGGTGTCCAACGTGAAGGACATCGAGGAGGACGACCTCGGTCACGCCGGGAAAGTCGCGCAGAAGGACATCGGCGGCGACGAACGCATCTTCGTCGAGGACGTCGCTGACGCGAAGTCCGTCACGCTCATCCTCCGCGGCGGCACCGAACACGTCGTCGACGAAGTCGAGCGCGCGATCGACGACTCCCTCGGCGTCGTCCGCGTCACGCTCGAAGACGGTCAGGTGCTCCCCGGCGGCGGCGCGCCCGAGACGGAACTCGCGATGCGCCTCCGCGACTACGCCGACAGCGTCGGCGGCCGCGAGCAGCTCGCCGTCGAGGCGTTCGCCGACACGCTCGAAGTCATCCCGCGCACGCTCGCCGAGAACGCGGGCCTCGACTCCATCGACTCGCTCGTCGACCTCCGCAGCCAGCACGACGGCGGCGCGACTGCGGCCGGTCTCGACGCCTACACGGGCGAAGTCATCGACATGGACGACGAGGGCGTCGTCGAGCCCCTCCGCGTGAAGACGCAGGCGATCGACTCCGCCACGGAGGCAGCGACGATGATCCTCCGCATCGACGACGTCATCGCCGCGGGCGACCTCGCCGGCGGCCAGATCGACTCCGACTCCGGCGGCGACGAAGGCCCCGGCGGCCCCGGTGGCGCCGGCGGCATGGGCGGCATGGGCGGTATGGGCGGCATGGGCGGCGCGATGTGA
- a CDS encoding pre-rRNA-processing protein PNO1 — protein MTQHVKIPQDRIGVLIGENGETLRRIEREAEVSLDVDSENGAVAVEKTGDPIRGLNGPDIVRAIGRGFRPDDALSLLDDDMRMFDTIDIGRAARNDNDLRRKKGRLIGENGRTRELIEELTGASVVIYGSTFGVIGGPTEVEIARSAAEMILDGAPHGAVYSFLERKRAEELKNQGMEYHEYHG, from the coding sequence ATGACACAGCACGTGAAGATTCCGCAGGACCGCATCGGAGTCCTCATCGGCGAGAACGGAGAGACCCTTCGCCGGATCGAACGCGAGGCGGAGGTCAGCCTCGACGTGGACTCCGAGAACGGCGCGGTCGCGGTGGAGAAGACGGGCGACCCGATTCGGGGCCTGAACGGGCCGGACATCGTGCGCGCCATCGGTCGTGGCTTTCGGCCGGACGACGCGCTCAGCCTGCTCGACGACGATATGCGGATGTTCGACACCATCGATATCGGTCGCGCGGCGCGCAACGACAACGACCTCCGTCGCAAGAAGGGCCGGCTCATCGGTGAGAACGGCCGGACTCGTGAACTCATCGAGGAGCTGACGGGTGCGAGCGTCGTCATCTACGGGTCGACGTTCGGCGTCATCGGCGGCCCGACCGAGGTCGAGATCGCTCGGTCGGCCGCGGAGATGATTCTCGACGGCGCGCCCCACGGCGCGGTGTACTCGTTCCTGGAGCGAAAACGCGCGGAGGAGCTCAAGAATCAGGGGATGGAGTACCACGAGTACCACGGATAG
- a CDS encoding tryptophan--tRNA ligase gives MTQTVTPYHVSGDIDYERLLDDFGADRLRDAHQDRLGHPLARRDVFYAGRDVARFLDADRRSVVTGRGPSGPMHLGHVLPFYFAKHLQDAFDATVYVPLSDDEKYYAKAQTYPETREYLRDNLRDVLAVGFDPENTRIVVDTDDADVVYPVASAFAGDITHNQMTATYGDPPNVGLAFYPAVQTAHLLLPQLVEGEHATLVPIAVDQDPHVRVSRDVAAKAKYDVSKPTALLGKFLPSLDGPGKMSSSEGVAIHLDDDPDTVREKISSHAYTGGRATLSEHREKGGIPEEDVPFQYLQAFFEPDDDRLRDIAAAYRGGELLSGDLKELAADRIAEFLREHQSRKANLGALDDELAAYRLAEGERERARSAVGL, from the coding sequence ATGACACAGACAGTCACACCCTACCACGTTTCGGGCGACATCGACTACGAACGACTCCTCGACGACTTCGGCGCAGACCGCCTCCGGGACGCCCACCAGGACCGCCTCGGCCATCCGCTCGCGCGCCGCGACGTGTTCTACGCGGGCCGGGACGTCGCGCGCTTCCTCGACGCCGACCGGCGATCGGTCGTCACGGGCCGCGGGCCGAGCGGGCCGATGCACCTCGGGCACGTCCTCCCCTTCTACTTCGCGAAACACCTCCAGGACGCGTTCGACGCGACCGTGTACGTCCCGCTCTCCGACGACGAGAAGTACTACGCGAAAGCCCAGACGTACCCCGAGACCCGAGAGTACCTCCGCGACAACCTCCGGGACGTTCTCGCGGTGGGGTTCGACCCCGAGAACACCCGCATCGTCGTGGACACGGACGACGCGGACGTGGTGTATCCGGTCGCGTCGGCGTTCGCGGGCGACATCACGCACAACCAGATGACGGCGACGTACGGCGACCCGCCGAACGTCGGCCTCGCCTTCTACCCCGCCGTCCAGACCGCACACCTCCTGCTGCCCCAGCTCGTCGAGGGCGAGCACGCCACCCTGGTGCCCATCGCCGTCGACCAGGACCCGCACGTCCGCGTCTCCCGGGACGTCGCCGCAAAGGCGAAGTACGACGTGTCGAAACCGACCGCGCTCCTCGGGAAGTTCCTCCCGAGTCTCGACGGCCCGGGGAAGATGAGTTCGAGCGAGGGCGTCGCCATCCACCTCGACGACGACCCCGACACCGTTCGCGAGAAGATCTCGTCGCACGCATACACGGGCGGTCGCGCGACGCTCTCCGAGCACCGCGAGAAGGGCGGGATTCCCGAGGAGGACGTCCCCTTCCAGTACCTGCAGGCCTTTTTCGAACCGGACGACGACCGCCTCCGCGACATCGCGGCCGCGTACCGCGGGGGCGAGTTGCTCTCGGGCGACCTGAAGGAACTCGCGGCCGACCGGATAGCGGAGTTCCTCCGCGAGCACCAGTCCCGGAAGGCGAACCTCGGGGCGCTCGACGACGAGCTCGCGGCCTACCGGCTTGCCGAGGGCGAACGCGAGCGGGCGCGGTCGGCGGTTGGACTGTAG
- the rio1 gene encoding serine/threonine-protein kinase Rio1, giving the protein MTEDDDFVEEPEGAPGDEFEEIDVSDTEADRIARKRDREFAEFRKRVKDADQFKVEAGAFDDATYAAIYKLVQDGYVAALGGPISTGKEANVYAAEAPDGGTVALKVYRVNASDFRQMRDYLEGDPRFEGIRGDKKSVVLAWTRKEFANLQRAAEAGVKVPEPIAVQRNVLAMEYIGGEDEAAPTLTDVTLENPETAYEVVREYMRRLYDAKLVHGDLSEYNIVVHEGELTVIDVGQAVTTYHPNADEFLRRDCRNVANFFSRAGADADVDDLYAFVTRE; this is encoded by the coding sequence GTGACCGAGGACGACGACTTCGTCGAGGAACCGGAGGGGGCACCGGGGGACGAGTTCGAGGAGATAGACGTTTCCGACACGGAGGCAGACCGCATCGCGCGCAAGCGTGACCGCGAGTTCGCGGAGTTCCGCAAGCGCGTGAAGGACGCCGACCAGTTCAAGGTCGAGGCCGGCGCGTTCGACGACGCGACGTACGCGGCTATCTACAAGCTCGTCCAGGACGGGTACGTCGCGGCGCTCGGCGGCCCGATCTCGACGGGGAAGGAGGCGAACGTGTACGCGGCGGAAGCGCCGGACGGTGGGACGGTCGCACTGAAAGTGTACCGCGTGAACGCCTCGGACTTCCGGCAGATGCGGGACTACCTGGAGGGCGACCCGCGCTTCGAGGGGATTCGGGGGGACAAGAAGTCGGTCGTGCTGGCGTGGACGCGCAAGGAGTTCGCGAACCTCCAGCGCGCGGCGGAGGCGGGCGTGAAGGTTCCGGAACCCATTGCCGTCCAGCGGAACGTGCTCGCGATGGAGTACATCGGCGGCGAGGACGAGGCCGCGCCGACGCTCACCGACGTGACGCTGGAGAACCCGGAGACGGCGTACGAGGTCGTCCGCGAGTACATGCGGCGGTTGTACGACGCGAAACTCGTGCACGGCGACCTCTCCGAGTACAACATCGTCGTCCACGAGGGCGAGTTGACGGTTATCGACGTGGGGCAGGCGGTCACCACCTACCACCCGAACGCGGACGAGTTCCTGCGGCGGGACTGCCGGAACGTCGCGAACTTCTTCTCGCGGGCGGGCGCGGACGCCGACGTGGACGACCTGTACGCGTTCGTCACCCGCGAGTAG
- the eif1A gene encoding translation initiation factor eIF-1A yields MSDDEGSRKNLRMPDEDEVFAEVTDMLGANRVNVRCADGTERTARIPGRMQKRIWIREGDIVLVEPWDWQDEKADVTWRYEKADAEQLREEGHLD; encoded by the coding sequence ATGAGCGACGACGAGGGGAGCCGCAAGAACTTGCGGATGCCCGACGAGGACGAAGTGTTCGCCGAGGTGACGGACATGCTCGGCGCGAACCGAGTCAACGTCCGCTGTGCGGACGGGACAGAGCGAACCGCCCGTATTCCGGGCCGGATGCAGAAGCGCATCTGGATTCGCGAGGGCGACATCGTGCTGGTGGAGCCGTGGGACTGGCAGGACGAGAAGGCGGACGTGACGTGGCGCTACGAGAAGGCGGACGCGGAACAACTCAGGGAGGAGGGCCACCTGGATTAA
- a CDS encoding tyrosine--tRNA ligase has translation MDTYELVTRNAAEVVTEEEVRALADDPEGKRVYVGYEPSGVLHIGHLLGANKLIDLQEAGFDVVVLLADVHAYLNDKGSFDEIEEIAERMREQFLAYGLDEESTEFVYGSSFQFDEDYVLDLHGLELETTLSRAERAMSEIKSGDSVKVSQAVYPLMQALDIEYLDVDLAVGGMEQRKVHMLARDVLPSVGYDAPTSLHTPLIADLESGEGKMSSSSGVNISMEDSTEDIAEKVNSAFCPPTRDPEGDLENPVLQVFEYHVFPRFDEVVVERPDEYGGDLAYDDYEALAADLESGELHPADAKGALADYLDELIAPGRERLRELRS, from the coding sequence ATGGACACGTACGAGTTGGTCACGCGGAACGCCGCGGAAGTCGTGACCGAGGAGGAAGTCCGAGCGCTCGCCGACGACCCCGAGGGGAAGCGGGTGTACGTCGGGTACGAGCCGTCCGGTGTGCTCCACATCGGCCACCTCCTCGGCGCGAACAAGCTCATCGACCTCCAGGAAGCGGGATTCGATGTCGTGGTGTTGCTCGCGGACGTGCACGCCTACCTGAACGACAAGGGGTCGTTCGACGAGATCGAGGAGATCGCGGAGCGGATGCGCGAGCAGTTTCTCGCGTACGGTCTGGACGAGGAGTCGACGGAGTTCGTCTACGGGTCGTCGTTCCAGTTCGACGAGGACTACGTGCTCGACCTGCACGGCCTCGAACTGGAGACGACGCTCTCGCGGGCGGAGCGCGCGATGAGCGAGATCAAGAGCGGTGACTCCGTGAAGGTCTCGCAGGCCGTCTACCCGCTGATGCAGGCGCTCGACATCGAGTACCTCGACGTGGATCTCGCGGTCGGCGGGATGGAGCAGCGCAAGGTGCACATGCTCGCGCGGGACGTCCTGCCCAGCGTGGGGTACGACGCGCCGACGTCGCTGCACACGCCGCTCATCGCCGACCTCGAGTCCGGCGAGGGGAAGATGAGTTCGTCCTCGGGCGTGAACATCAGCATGGAGGACTCGACTGAGGACATCGCGGAGAAGGTGAACTCGGCGTTCTGCCCGCCGACCCGCGACCCCGAGGGAGACCTCGAAAACCCCGTGCTCCAGGTCTTCGAGTACCACGTGTTCCCGCGGTTCGACGAAGTCGTCGTGGAGCGGCCCGACGAGTACGGCGGCGACCTGGCGTACGACGACTACGAGGCGCTCGCCGCCGACCTCGAATCGGGCGAACTCCACCCGGCGGACGCGAAGGGCGCGCTCGCGGACTACCTCGACGAACTCATCGCGCCGGGCCGGGAGCGGTTGCGGGAGCTTCGTTCCTGA
- a CDS encoding DUF460 domain-containing protein — MSTRTRALDALVFGVDVQSGDVRGNAPSYALVVYDGEEIERDVVSRRKLRRLVADEEPDLLATDNMYELAADKDQLVHFLRGLPAETKLVQVTGDERPEPLSRVAKRHGVPYGKPAIEEAEAAARLAARNVGYEVSAFTNETEIKVSRGRSTGKGGWSSDRYTRRIHGNVKTDAREIASKLDDAGLDYEMDETEKYGGFSNAVFTVQARMEDIPVSSRRSGDTRVEIEPVRRDGIEFVPLARRRDRVLVGIDPGTTTAAALVDFDGRVLDVLSTRTADTADVVEWIIEHGRPVLVAADVTPMPETVDSFRRTFDAAGWEPDADLPVDEKQHRTREEGYENDHERDAMAAALFAYDAHEDQIRRVTEQIPPQVDREDVLARVVGNGEHVDAVVDDLTATEEPQPEETEHEARELTDEEKRIRDLERQVERLSDHVDELEAELEEKEAEIEEYESELSDARREERERARERREVTKLEWENSRLEDELDAERERADELESKLARLKDLWKLDHSNFADVNSGDLVAVKPVEQFTRDAIESTVEEYGIAAGDVVYFRDASGAGRATAELLADHDPRVVLLSGSTSDAARDVLYEEDVAFGPADDVRIREIDELAIASEDAVEAVEADYRERVEEREQEQNEAMVDQIISEHRADRE; from the coding sequence GTGAGTACCCGTACCCGCGCGCTGGACGCGCTGGTGTTCGGCGTCGACGTGCAGAGCGGCGACGTCCGCGGTAACGCGCCCTCTTACGCGCTCGTCGTGTACGACGGCGAAGAAATCGAACGCGACGTGGTGAGCCGCCGCAAACTCCGGCGGCTCGTCGCGGACGAGGAACCCGACCTGCTCGCGACGGACAATATGTACGAACTCGCGGCGGACAAAGACCAACTCGTTCACTTCCTCCGCGGCCTCCCCGCCGAGACGAAGCTCGTGCAGGTGACGGGCGACGAGCGCCCGGAACCCCTCTCTCGGGTTGCGAAGCGCCACGGCGTCCCCTACGGGAAACCCGCGATAGAAGAGGCCGAGGCCGCCGCTCGCCTCGCCGCGCGGAACGTCGGCTACGAGGTCTCGGCGTTCACGAACGAGACCGAAATCAAGGTCTCTCGCGGGCGTTCCACTGGAAAGGGCGGGTGGAGTTCTGACAGGTACACGCGACGGATCCACGGGAACGTGAAGACGGACGCCCGCGAGATCGCCTCGAAACTCGACGACGCCGGCTTGGACTACGAGATGGACGAGACGGAGAAGTACGGGGGGTTCTCGAACGCGGTGTTTACCGTGCAGGCGCGCATGGAGGACATTCCCGTGTCGAGTCGGCGCTCCGGCGACACCCGCGTCGAAATCGAGCCCGTTCGACGGGACGGCATCGAGTTCGTGCCGCTCGCGCGCCGCCGCGATCGCGTGCTCGTCGGTATCGATCCCGGAACCACGACGGCGGCGGCGCTCGTGGACTTCGACGGCCGCGTACTCGACGTGCTCAGCACCCGAACTGCGGACACTGCGGACGTGGTGGAGTGGATTATCGAACACGGACGGCCCGTCCTCGTCGCCGCGGACGTGACGCCGATGCCGGAGACGGTAGACAGTTTCCGGCGGACGTTCGACGCCGCGGGCTGGGAGCCCGACGCCGACCTGCCCGTGGACGAGAAGCAGCACCGGACGCGAGAGGAGGGCTACGAGAACGACCACGAGCGGGACGCGATGGCCGCCGCCTTGTTCGCGTACGACGCGCACGAAGACCAGATTCGACGGGTGACGGAGCAGATCCCGCCGCAGGTCGATAGGGAGGACGTGCTCGCGCGCGTCGTCGGGAACGGCGAACACGTCGACGCCGTCGTCGACGACCTCACCGCGACCGAGGAGCCCCAACCCGAGGAGACGGAGCACGAGGCTCGAGAGCTCACCGACGAGGAAAAGCGCATCCGCGACCTCGAACGCCAGGTCGAACGGCTCTCGGATCACGTCGACGAACTCGAAGCCGAACTCGAGGAGAAGGAGGCTGAAATCGAGGAGTACGAGTCCGAGCTGTCAGATGCTCGCCGCGAGGAGCGCGAACGCGCCCGCGAACGCCGCGAGGTCACCAAACTGGAGTGGGAGAACTCGCGGCTGGAGGACGAACTCGACGCCGAGCGCGAGCGCGCGGACGAACTGGAGTCGAAGCTCGCTCGACTGAAAGACCTCTGGAAGCTCGACCACTCGAACTTCGCGGACGTGAACTCCGGCGACCTCGTCGCGGTGAAGCCGGTCGAGCAGTTCACGCGGGACGCCATCGAATCCACCGTTGAGGAGTACGGCATCGCCGCCGGGGACGTGGTGTACTTCCGGGACGCCTCGGGTGCGGGCCGCGCGACCGCCGAACTGCTCGCCGACCACGACCCCCGGGTCGTCCTGCTCTCCGGCAGCACGTCGGACGCCGCCCGCGACGTGCTCTACGAGGAGGACGTGGCGTTCGGGCCGGCTGACGACGTGCGGATTCGGGAAATCGACGAACTCGCAATCGCCAGCGAGGACGCCGTCGAAGCCGTCGAAGCCGACTACCGCGAGCGCGTCGAGGAGCGCGAACAGGAGCAGAACGAGGCGATGGTCGACCAGATAATCTCGGAGCATCGCGCCGACCGGGAGTGA
- the rnz gene encoding ribonuclease Z, which yields MTLHVTFLGTSGAVPTTTRNPSSVFVKREGDAFLFDAGEGTQRQMMTYGTGFDVSDVFVSHVHGDHVLGLPGLVQTWDFNDRSEPVTIHTPRGTKSKLDQLVRAIGSPTGFSVRVSEVTPGEVVLDRDEYEVRAFETEHRTTSVGYALVEHDRRGRFDRERAEELGVPVGPKFSELHDGNPVELDDGTLVRPEQVVGEPRPGRTVVYTGDTRPVDATVEAADGADLLIHDATFADDAAERAAETGHSTASEAARVARNAGARRLALTHISSRYAGDASTLKQQAERTFTGKSVVAHDGLELDVPYPQ from the coding sequence ATGACTCTCCACGTTACTTTCCTCGGGACGAGCGGGGCCGTTCCCACGACGACCCGGAACCCGAGTTCCGTCTTCGTGAAGCGCGAGGGCGACGCGTTCCTCTTCGACGCCGGTGAGGGAACGCAGCGCCAGATGATGACGTACGGCACGGGGTTCGACGTGTCGGACGTGTTCGTCTCGCACGTCCACGGCGACCACGTGCTCGGCCTCCCCGGGCTCGTGCAGACGTGGGACTTCAACGACCGCTCGGAGCCGGTGACGATTCACACGCCCCGGGGCACGAAGTCGAAGCTCGACCAGCTCGTGCGCGCCATCGGCTCCCCCACGGGGTTCTCGGTGCGCGTGAGCGAAGTCACGCCCGGCGAAGTCGTCCTCGACCGCGACGAGTACGAGGTACGGGCGTTCGAGACCGAGCACCGCACCACGTCCGTCGGGTACGCGCTCGTCGAGCACGACCGGAGGGGCCGATTCGACCGCGAGAGAGCGGAGGAACTCGGCGTGCCCGTCGGCCCGAAGTTCAGCGAACTCCACGACGGCAACCCCGTGGAACTCGACGACGGCACGCTCGTGCGGCCCGAACAGGTCGTGGGAGAACCGCGACCCGGCCGCACGGTCGTCTACACGGGCGACACGCGTCCCGTTGACGCGACCGTGGAGGCCGCGGACGGCGCCGACCTCCTGATTCACGACGCGACGTTCGCGGACGACGCCGCCGAGCGCGCCGCCGAAACCGGCCACTCCACCGCTAGCGAGGCCGCGCGGGTCGCCCGGAACGCCGGGGCGCGACGGCTCGCCCTCACCCACATCTCCAGCCGGTACGCGGGCGACGCGAGTACACTCAAACAGCAGGCGGAGCGCACGTTCACCGGGAAGTCCGTCGTCGCGCACGACGGCCTCGAACTCGACGTCCCCTACCCACAGTAG
- a CDS encoding DUF4382 domain-containing protein has protein sequence MNRTLATLVVAVTVVLAGCAGAGGPTTTATTTDGTTTDGTTTGGTAQVAFYVSDRPGAIGDFEHLNVTITRVGFHLVESANDTTDVTSTVNATSTTTNTTTTNTTTTATTTTTAGTATTEESESQSGGGEWVERDVNDTTVDLTRLQGENASLLGNVSVPAGTYDKVFAYVSEVNGTLTTGESVNVKLPSQKLHVNSEFTLNASSSAHFVYDINVVKAGNSGKYIVKPVVSETGLNKPVNPVRMHEDGMRGTDGSLTVSFAGNVSAGENVTVRVTENGSAVANATVTVNGERVGTTDANGTITVTVPDADHVRVLAEAGDDRGTLSVRLSDRGGNGGSDGGQSA, from the coding sequence ATGAATCGCACACTGGCCACGCTCGTCGTCGCGGTGACCGTCGTCCTCGCCGGGTGCGCCGGCGCGGGCGGCCCCACCACGACGGCGACCACCACTGACGGCACGACGACGGACGGCACGACAACCGGCGGAACGGCGCAAGTCGCGTTCTACGTGAGCGACCGCCCGGGCGCTATCGGGGACTTCGAACACCTGAACGTCACCATCACGCGCGTCGGCTTCCACCTCGTCGAGAGCGCGAACGACACGACGGACGTGACCTCGACGGTGAACGCGACGAGCACCACGACCAACACCACCACGACCAACACCACCACGACCGCAACCACGACCACCACGGCCGGGACTGCGACGACCGAGGAATCCGAGTCCCAGTCCGGCGGCGGCGAGTGGGTGGAGCGGGACGTGAACGACACGACGGTCGACCTGACGCGGTTGCAGGGCGAGAACGCGAGCCTGCTCGGGAACGTCTCCGTTCCCGCCGGCACCTACGACAAGGTGTTCGCGTACGTGAGCGAGGTGAACGGCACGCTCACGACCGGCGAGTCGGTGAACGTGAAGCTGCCGTCGCAGAAGCTCCACGTGAACAGCGAGTTCACGCTGAACGCGAGCAGTTCCGCGCACTTCGTCTACGACATCAACGTCGTGAAGGCGGGGAACAGCGGGAAGTACATCGTCAAGCCCGTGGTGAGCGAGACGGGACTGAACAAGCCCGTGAACCCGGTTCGGATGCACGAGGACGGCATGCGCGGGACTGACGGGAGTCTGACCGTCTCCTTCGCGGGGAACGTCTCCGCGGGCGAGAACGTCACGGTGCGCGTCACCGAGAACGGGAGCGCCGTCGCGAACGCCACCGTCACCGTGAACGGCGAGCGCGTCGGCACGACGGACGCGAACGGCACCATCACCGTCACCGTGCCGGACGCCGACCACGTCCGCGTGTTGGCGGAGGCTGGTGACGACCGCGGGACACTCTCGGTACGGCTGAGCGACCGCGGCGGCAACGGCGGAAGCGACGGCGGGCAGTCGGCGTAA
- a CDS encoding AAA family ATPase gives MDDPLWIETHAPSLADIPQEDVRERLRDAVDEPVNLVLHGPVGVGKTAAVRALADAAHESENDLVELNVKDFFGMTKKEIANDPRFEHFITPKRKRNSSKADLINYVLKESASYPPVSGDYTTVLLDNAESIREDFQQALRRVMEQHHEATQFVIATRQPTKLIPPIRSRCFPVSVRAPTADETVGVLHDIVEAEEVAYEDDGLEYVAGYAAGNLRKAVTAAQATHEAEGEVTMDAAYETLQDVGLDDEITGMLDDAEAGDFTDARSTLDDLLVDEGLDGTEVLDEILRVGRSRYAGDDLAELHELAGDVDVMLAEGNSDRVQLGRMLAELGR, from the coding sequence ATGGACGACCCGCTCTGGATAGAGACGCACGCGCCCTCCCTCGCCGACATCCCACAGGAGGACGTGCGCGAACGTCTCCGGGACGCCGTGGACGAACCCGTGAACCTCGTGCTCCACGGGCCCGTCGGCGTGGGGAAGACCGCGGCGGTGCGCGCGCTCGCGGACGCCGCACACGAGAGCGAGAACGACCTCGTCGAGTTGAACGTGAAGGACTTCTTCGGGATGACGAAGAAGGAGATCGCGAACGACCCGCGATTCGAGCACTTCATCACGCCGAAGCGCAAGCGGAACTCCTCGAAGGCCGACCTCATCAACTACGTGCTGAAGGAGTCCGCGAGCTATCCGCCGGTCTCGGGCGACTACACCACCGTCCTGCTCGACAACGCCGAGTCGATCCGCGAGGACTTCCAGCAGGCGCTGCGTCGCGTGATGGAACAGCACCACGAGGCGACCCAGTTCGTCATCGCGACCCGCCAGCCGACGAAGCTCATCCCGCCGATTCGCTCGCGGTGCTTCCCCGTCTCCGTGCGCGCGCCGACGGCGGACGAGACCGTCGGCGTCCTCCACGACATCGTCGAAGCCGAGGAGGTCGCGTACGAGGACGACGGCCTGGAGTACGTCGCGGGGTACGCCGCCGGCAACCTCCGGAAGGCCGTCACCGCCGCGCAGGCGACCCACGAGGCCGAGGGCGAGGTGACGATGGACGCCGCCTACGAGACCCTCCAGGACGTGGGACTGGACGACGAAATCACGGGAATGCTGGACGACGCCGAGGCCGGCGACTTCACCGACGCGCGCTCCACCCTCGACGACCTGCTCGTGGACGAAGGCCTCGACGGCACCGAAGTTCTCGACGAAATCCTCAGAGTCGGCCGCTCACGGTACGCGGGCGACGACCTCGCGGAACTCCACGAACTCGCTGGCGACGTGGACGTGATGCTCGCCGAAGGAAACAGTGACCGCGTCCAACTCGGGCGGATGCTCGCGGAACTCGGACGCTGA